Part of the Paroedura picta isolate Pp20150507F chromosome 3, Ppicta_v3.0, whole genome shotgun sequence genome is shown below.
acccaacttgccagattagtagcTGCCGCACTACGCCATGCTGTCAGGAGAAGGAAATGAAGAAAACGAAGCTATGTGGAAGCCAGAATTCTACGGCCAATTCCGATTCCTGCACCTTGGACTGCAAATTCCACCCAACACGATGTCCATAGATCTCTGCATTGGGGAAGGTCGGCTTCACTCTCCAGTGAAAGCAAACCACCCGTCAAGAGGACTTCTCCTCATTTTCATCGTCCTCGTCATCTTCCTCGttgctcctccttttccttttcttctttttcagctTGTACTTGAGCCGGCGGACGGGATCCGTGACACTCCTCCAAGAGATGTCGTCGAAATCCTGCGCCAGGAGGAAGTTCCTGTCCACCAGTTCAGCCGCCTCTTGCCAGTTCCGGAAACAAGCCGGACCGATCTCCTTGATCTCCTCGACCGCGTTGGCGGCGATGACCTCTCCGTTGGGCTTCAGCACCACCACCACTGGGGGGTCCTTTACGGAGAACTGTACCTCCAGCTCCCTAGGAAACGAtcaagaaggaaagaggaagctCTAGAGAGTGGCAggaatacttttatttattttattcatttatttttttaatttatataccgctgcgtTCCCTTCAGACTCGCGccggttcacaataaaacgataaaaaccagtataaccccATTAAGACCTGTTGAAAATTAATATTAAacaatgaacatttaaaagatgGCGAATTCAGAGTTTTAACTCCCCTACCCACTCCCTCTGTCCAATTATAGGGGGCCAAAGGCTCTTTCTTGTTGGGACCGAGGGTCCTGATTTACCAATGAGAAGGGATCTACCAGTGAAGACTCCGGGACCCACCATGACCTCAACagtacgcctggtggaagagaggaAAGCTCACAGTTCCGACTGGGCCCGTAACTcctcagggagttcattccaccaggtcgaggctaGGTGAacgtcctgggggcctgggacaaccagcaaactCATTGAGAGTTGTGCCCTGCGGgaagcataaggagataggccGTCCAGCAGATAAGTAGAGCCCAAGCAGAGGACAGGGACAGGAAAGAGAGGGTGTTTATCCATTCCCTTTTCCCTGGGATCCTCTTGGGGTGAAAGGGCAGGTGATGCTTATCCAATGGAAAGGACAGACAAGGACATGCTCTTAGGGGGTCCTTCTCTCCCACACAATGCATAGGATTGTTGACATGGTGTTGCTCTGTGCCCATCTCAGTGGCATCTTAGAACCATAATGCTAGGAGCATttgaaaggaagcaagaaaaaaagagggaCACCCAACGGGAGTTGGCCTGACTCAGTCAAGAATGCCACAGCCTTCAGCCGGCAACAATGACATGTACAGACAGAGAATGAGAGGGAGGGCGGTTGGGAGCTCTGTGCAAGTGGTGAAGCTCTTACTTTTTTAATTCATCCAGAAAGGGCAAGAAAAACCATCTCTTGGGCATGTTCCTCAGGAAGTCATCTTGCTTCTCCTCCGTCTCATCCAGAGATATGTAGATCAGGACCAGCTGGGCGGACCTCTCCACGTAAAATTCGTCCGTGAGCCTCACGAAAAACTTCTTCAGGATGGGCGCAAACTCCTGGCACTCAGGACATTCGCCGGCGCCAAAATACAGCAAGATCACCTTGTTCTCCAGGAGTCGGATGAGCTCATGCTCCAGCTCCAATTCGTCGTTGTCCCAGTTGTTCTTGATCAGGGTCTTGTCGATGAACAGGGACACCATCGCGGCAGCCTTAGCCGAGGGCGTTGAGCTAGAAGGACTGTAGGGAGAATTTTTATAAAACAGCTCACATACCTCTGGTAGagtttgggatgccagcctctgggtgagAATAGAAAACCGGGCACTGCATTTAATACATTTCAAGAAggtaccactttttgcctattggtttcgtttgctctCGGGCATATTTTTACGAGAAACCAATGGTGTTTCTTTATATGGGTAGCCTCTGGGTGAGACCTGGTCCCATTAATCACATGCTTGATAATGCCCTCTCAATATtttttcgcagctggattttcctatgcggaacaggaaaatctacattgaaagtgcattatccagcatgtgcagaatggaccctggggacctcctggaattacagctcatctccagagtacaaaaACCAATTATCCTATAAAAAACAGATGCTttagagtaggggtggccaaactggggctttccagatgtctatggactacaatgaccacgagcccctgccaggagcggctcatgggaattgtagtccatggacatccggagagcctcggtttggccactcctgctttagAGGATCTTGTGCCCCTCTGCGgttcctgtcctctgcaggctcccatccccaaatctccagtttcccaacctggattgggCAACCTTAGCCGCCACCCCCGGGGGACCTGACAATCGTATGTACAGAGCAATCCTTAGAACTCTATCTTAGGAGACAGCTTCACTGAACAGATCTAGGTACGGTTCTGAatagacctagaatcatagaatcacagagttggaagggatctcctgggtcatctagtccaaccccctgcactatgcaggacactcacaaccctatcactcatccactgtaacctgccacccctttgctttcacagaatcaggctctccgtcagatggctgtccagcctctgtttaaaaatctccaaagatggagaacccaccacctcccaaggaagcctgttccactgagaaaccgctctaactgtcaggaacttcttccggaggtttagatggaatttcttttgcattaatttcatcccattggttctcctccggggcaagagagaacaactctactccatcctctccatCCCCTCCCTGCTTTATTAGTATTGTGAGACAGAGAATGTTGATCATTTCATTTCATCATACACTgcacttatatcccacttttcttcccagaggagacccaaagtggcttacaatataattcCCTTCTcagtttcatcctcacaacaaatgATATGGTATACTTTTAAAGAAGCAATGTACTGATTAGCCTGATGACggaagatcttggaagctaagcggggtcaaccTTTGCccgtccttggatgggagaccattgggTTGCTATGCAgcggcaagcaatggcaaaccgcttCTGCTTGGCGTTCGCCTTGGATACCCTATGGGGgtcttatagaatcacagaatcatagagttggaaggggccatacaggccatctagtccaaccccctgctcaacgcaggatcagccctaagcatcctaaagcatccaagaaaaatgtgtatccaacctttgcttgaagactgccagtgagggggagctcaccacccccttaggcagcctattccactgctgaactagtctgaccaTTCATTGGCCGTGACACaacggccctttccaccaccactgaGCTGGTCCCACGTACAGCCTTCCTTTGCCCCTATCTGAAAGGCCATAAATTGGGAGCCAGTAGCTTGCAAAAGTCCAATCTCTCTTAGGTCAGCCGCTGGAAGATAAAGCAATAAATTTCTTAGGTCAGAAACCGCTGAGAATGGGAGATCGCTGCCGTTTTGCCCGAAAGCTGTCCCAGAGATAAAGGTTGGTACAGAAGCCAGAGTACAAACACTCAGCTTAAAACCCAGCTCACCCCTGAAGCAAATTctttgaccttgggcctgtcaccaTTGCATAACCAAACCCTCCTTCGATGTAGGCTGCTGGGGGCAGGGATTGATAAGGGGCCATTGCCCTTCTCTGTTCCATCACATGCCAAGGGGTGGGTGCCGTGGAAGCATGTGAGCATACCCCTGGCCAATGATTCCTGGTTTGAATCAAGGCTGTACCTTGACGATCTCAAGAACTACGGTGACACGGACAAGTCAGTCCTATACATCAGTAAGGGACTAGAAGCATCCTGGGAACGTCCTAGGGAGGCGATCTGCTATACTCTACGCACCTCCGTGCCATGGCCGACGTTTCTGTTCCTGACTAGTAGACATTATGCAGCTTCTTCCCGAGGACGGAACTCGGCGGCCTCCTTGCTAAACGGACAAGGCGTTCAAGTTTTGCTCTCACTCACCTTGAAAATACTTCCCTGTCCTGTTGGGCGTTTCATATCCTCAGGGAGAGATCCTCGGTTCATTCCAGGCGGGGTCCCCAGTACAGTGGAGTAGGGACCTTGTTTTCCTTCCGCCGCTCGGACCACTGGCGCGAATAACCTTCCCGGGTAGGTTTTACCTTCTTGCCTATTCATAGAATTAAAGCCAGGGCTTTAAGCTTCTTAGAGTGGACCTTTGGGAGTCAGATGGCCGGGGCTTGCGAGGTTTTGTAATTGACCCTGACAGCTTCTCGAAACGACAGTGAGCTTCGAGCGAAAAGCACTTGCGCCTTCTCTCGGCAACACCGCGCAGAAATCCTTGTTACTTAACCGATAGGGCAGCCGGGCTCCCCGTGCCGCTGGTATTACTCATCAAAGCCACATCAGTGCGCATTAGGATTCAATGCAGGCCTTCTAGGGCCTTCTCGGTCTAccacctacctggtggaatgagcttgcggaagagctgcaggacctgcgggagcttccagcattccacagggcctgcaaaacagagctcttccgccaagtctatggttgaggccggggtcgtAAGGAAGATCGGTTTGGGGCTCCTCCCACCCCGGTGTTAGGCAGCAGTTAGGCCATTTGCTATTTTTGCCCCCTCTTTCCACCCATTATTAGTGGCTGGTTGCGAGA
Proteins encoded:
- the NXNL1 gene encoding nucleoredoxin-like protein 1, yielding MVSLFIDKTLIKNNWDNDELELEHELIRLLENKVILLYFGAGECPECQEFAPILKKFFVRLTDEFYVERSAQLVLIYISLDETEEKQDDFLRNMPKRWFFLPFLDELKKELEVQFSVKDPPVVVVLKPNGEVIAANAVEEIKEIGPACFRNWQEAAELVDRNFLLAQDFDDISWRSVTDPVRRLKYKLKKKKRKRRSNEEDDEDDENEEKSS